Genomic DNA from Deinococcus sonorensis KR-87:
CCTGCTGCACGCTCTGAATGATTTTGTTCAGTTCAGCGCGGCGGGTGGCCTCGCTGTGGAGCACGCGTCCGTGATGCTGCTGGTCGCGAAGCTGAGCATTTCGCTGCTGATTGCCGTGTACGGCCTGCGGCTGCTGCGTGCCGGCACCAGGCCCGGGGGCGCGGGGGCCGCCCCCCGTCCGCTCCGCCACCCGGGCACCTGAGCGTCACCCAGGGAGGCGCTTCGGGTGGTGCGCCTTCCCAGCCCGTCGGCACGACTCCTGATTGTGTTCCACCCGGCGCCTGCGGCGCTCCGTCTGCACCGCGTGGCCGTCCACCTGCCGCGTCTCGTCCCTTGAGGAGGTTCTGCTCATGACCACACTTCGTTCCTCGTCCCGCCCGGCCGTCGCCCAGGCATTCCGGACGCTGTATCCGCTGGGCCTGCTGGGCATTGCAGCGCTGCTCCCCAGCCTGCCTTCGATGCTGCGGCCACTGATCGCCCTGAAGCCCGAGGGGGCCCCGCCGCTGTGGGTGCTGGTCACGTTGTCGAGCGTGCAGGCGAGCGTGATGCTGGCGGCGGCGGTGCTGGCAGGCGGGTACGCCGCTCCGCGGCTGGGGCTGCACAGCCGGCTGCTGCAGCGTGACGGCCGCGGCCTTCGCCGGGACCTGCCGGTGGCGCTGCCCACCGGGCTGCTGGCCGGCGCGCTGGTCGTGGGTCTGGACCTGCTGTTCAAGCCGTATCTGGGTGAAGCGTGGCTGGCGGCGGCGGCGCAGCAGCCACGCACGTTGGCCATCACCGTGTCCGGCCTACTGTACGGCGGGCTGACCGAGGAACTGCTGCTGCGCTGGGGGGTCATGAGCGTGCTGGCCCTGGCGCTGTGGAAAGCGGCGGCCCGCCGTCACCCGCAGGCGCCCGCCTGGGTGAGTGTCATGGCGCTGCTGCTCGCGGCGCTGGCGTTCGGTGCGGCGCACCTGGCCGCCGTGACCCTCTACGCCCCGCTGAGCGCGGTGCTGGTGGCGCGCACCGTGCTGCTGAACGCCCTGGTGGGCGTGGCGTGCGGCTGGCTGTTCTTCCGGCGCTCGCTGGAAGCGGGCATGCTGGCGCACGCGGCGTCGCACGTCAGCCTGACGCTGCTCGCGCTGCTCGCGTGAGCGGCACGGGTGGGCGCAGGCCCACCCACTTTCATAAAGGAGCGGTTAACATGGGAGGGTATGTTGCCCTCCCTGCCTGTCCGGGTGCTGGTGGTCGACGACCATGCGGTGGTCCGGCAGGGGATCCGCATGTTCCTCGCCACCGCCGAACACATTGAAATCGTCGGTGAGGCCAGCAATGGCCAGGAAGCGCTCGCGCTGAGTGCCCAGGTCGCACCGCACGTGGTCCTGATGGACCTCAACATGCCGGTGATGGATGGCGTCACCGCCATTCGCGAAGTGCGCGCGCAGCACGCGGAGATTGAGATCATCGCTCTCACCAGCGTGCTGGAGGACCGCAAGGTCGTGGACGCCGTGCAGGCCGGCGCCACCGGGTACCTGCTGAAAGACACCGACGCGGACGCGCTGGAAGCGGCCATTCATGCTGCGGCGCGCGGCGAGGTGACCCTGCACCCGGAAGCGGCGAAACGGCTGGCCCGCGAGCTGCGCACGCCGGACATGCGCGAGCACCTCACGCCGCGCGAAACGGAGATTCTGAAACTCGTCGCGCATGGCCGCACCAACAAGGAGATCGCTCGAACCCTGACCATCGAGGAACCCACCGTGAAGACGCACGTCGCGCGGATACTCGCGAAGCTGAACCTCGCGTCCCGCACGCAGGCGGCCATTTTCGCGTACCGGGAGGGCTTGATCGGCGTTGAGTGACGCTGCACCGGCCCGGTCACCACGGCTGTCCCCGCCGCTGCCCGTCCGGGTGATGCTGGCGGTCGCGCTGCTGCTGCTGCTGCTGGGCACCGCCGTCACCGGCGCCGTCACGTCAGGGTTCCGGGAAACGCGGCGTCACGCGGCCACCCTGGCCAGCCAGGGGGTCGAAGCGCAGATTGAGCGGCGGCTCACGGACCTGGCGGCGCGCGAGGCGGCGCTGAGTGAAGCGCGCCTGCTCAAAGCGGCCGCCAGCACCCGCATCGCGGCGCAGGCGTGGCCGGGGCTGCTCGCGGCGGGGGCGGACCCCCGCCCGGTCACGCTGGCCGTCAGCCGGACCGGCGCCCTCTATGACCCGGCGCCCACCCGGCGCAGTGACCTGTGGATCAACCGCAACCGTCCGATCGACCGGGACGTGCGCCGCGACATCGAGGATTCGCGGTTGCTCGACGCGCTGCTGCCCCCGCTGCTGGCCGAGAGTCCCGATACCGCGGCGCTGTATTTCCTGAGCCGGCGGAATGTCGTGCGGTACGTCCCGCCGATCGGCCTGCACCGGCTGGTGGCCGCCTCGCTGGATTTCACGGCCCAGCCGGTCTTCACGGGCGCGCAGCACCCGGGTGCCGCGGGGCGCACGGTGTGGTCGCCCCCGTACCTGGATGACGTCGGGGCATGGACTGCTGGTGAGTGCCAGCACGCCCGTCGTCGTGCAGGGCCGCTTTCGCGGCATCATCGCCGCGGACGTCTCGCTCACCCGCCTCGCTCAGGCGCTCGCCTCCCTGAAACCCACGCCGGGCGGATTCGCCGTGCTGCTCGACCGGTCCGGCCGGGTCCTCGCCGCGCCGGACCGGGCCTGGACCGTCCTGCTCGGCCAGCGGCCGCCCCGCGACCCGAAGCGGCAGCTGGCCGTGTCGCTGCTGCACGCCCCGGGATCGGCCCTGCGTTCCCTGCGTGCCCGGCTGGGGGGCCGAACGCCGGGGGTCCAGCCGCTGACCGCACGGGGCGCCGCGTACCTGCTGGCGCAGGCCCCGATGCCCGCCACCGGGTGGACGCTGCTGCTGCTCGCGCCCCGCGACGAAGTCACGGCCCAGTACGGCAGCGTGGCGCAGGCCATCACCCGGGACGCCGACCGCACGCTCCGCTGGACGGTGGCCCTGCTGCTCGGGTGCTTTCTGATGGGTCTCGTGACGGCGGGGCGTCTGGCCCAGACCGGCATCATCCGTCCGGTCGCCCGACTGACCCGCGCGGCCCGGGACGTCGCCGGCGGCCGGCTCGACGTGCGCCTCCCCGACGGCGCCCGCGATGAGTTCGGTCTGCTCGCCCGGACCTTCAACGTCATGCTCGGCAGCCTGCAGGCGCACGCGCACACGCTGAAACGCAGTGAGGAACGGTATGAGCTCGCGGTGCGCGGCTCCAACGACGGCCTGTGGGACTGGCACATGGACAGCGGCGAGGTGTATTACTCGGGGCGCTGGATGGGCATGCTCGGTGACCCGGCCGAGCCGCGCAGCGGCACCGTCGACACCTGGACGGACCGGCTGCATCCCGACGACCGCGAACGCATTCTGCGGCGGCTCGCGCACCTGCAGGCGAACCGCGACGATCTGCTTGAATTCGAGTGTCGCCTGCGCCACCAGGACGGTCAGTACCGTTGGATTCTGTCGCGCGCCGCCGTCCAGCGGAACGCTTCTGGGCGTCCCGTGCGGCTCGCCGGCTCCCACACCGACATCACCGACCGCGTCGAGGCCCTGCGGGTGCTGGAGGACCGCGTGGCCGCGCGAACGCGCGACCTGGAGGCGCTGCTGTCCGTCACGCGGAACCTGACGTACGCCGAGCAGCTCAAGGACAACCTCGATCGCCTGGCGCACAGCGTGGTCTCGGCCACCGGCGCCAGCGCCGTCACGGTCCTGCTGAACGACGCCACCGGCAGCACCGCAGAGGGACACGCCTTGAGCGTGGGCGCGGCGGACTGCCCCGGACCGCGGCGCGGCCCGCCGATGCCGCCCGCGCCGAACCCGCTTCGCCCGCGCGACCCGCCCTCCACCTTGACCGGCGGGCCTGAGGTCATCACCCTGCCGCTGGTGTACGGCGAGCGGCACCTCGGCCTGCTCCGCGCGTCCTACGCGGATCCGGCGCGGGTGGACGACAACGAGCGGCGCCTGCTGGGCGGCCTGGCCACCCAGGCGGCGGTGGTGGTGGAAAACGCGCGGCTGTTCGCGGCCGCGCAGAATCACGCGGCGCTCGAGGAACGGCAGAAGCTCGCACGCGACCTGCATGACAGCGTCAGTCAGGCGCTCTACGGCATTGCCCTGGGGGGCCGGACAGCGCTGCGGCACCTCGAGCGTGCGCCGGACCAGGCGCCGGACGCGGTGCGGTACATGCTGAGCCTGGCCGAGGCGGGCCTCGCAGAAATGCGCGCCCTGATCTTCGAGCTGCGCCCCGAGTCTCTGGAGCAGGAGGGCCTCAGCATGGCCCTGACGAAGCTCGCCTCCGCGCTGCACGCCCGCCACGCGCTCGAGGTGTCGCTCGACGTGTGCGGCGAGCCGGGCGTGCCACTCGACAGCAAAGTGGCGCTGCTGCGCATCGCGCAGGAGGCGACGCACAACACCGTGAAGCACGCGCGCGCGCGCACCGTCCAGCTGACACTGACGTGCGGGCCGGACACGGTCGTGCTCGACATCCAGGACGATGGCGCAGGATTCGACGTGAACGACACTGGGCACGGTGGCCTCGGTCAGACGTCCATGCGCGAACGTGCCCGTGGGATCGGCGGCACCTGCACCGTCACGAGTGAAGCTGGCCGAGGCACCCGGGTCCGCGTCGAAGCGCCCGTGCACTGCCCCTGACGGGCGGTCGCGTTCACCTTCACGGTCACCGGGTGGTGGCGGCGCTCGAGGCGGTGAAGTTTCCCTGGAGGGCGGTTCAGCAATGACGCCGTTCAAAGGCAGGGCTCGCGTCGTGGGGTGATGCCCGCGACGACGTCCGGCCCGGCCCTCACCGATGCGGAATGGGGGCGACGCTCCACGCCGTCTGGTCACCTCGGTCGACACGGGAAACCCGTCCCGGATGGCTTTGGCGACGTATCATCGACGCGATCCTGTCGGTCCAGTGCGGTGCTATCACCAGGCACGCGCTTCCCGAAGCGAGACCACCGTGGCCCACCGGCCCTTCCCATGTCCGTCACGGACTGCTCAGCAACGTCTGGAAGCGGGTCAAGAGCGCTGTTCGGAACCAGGACCGCGGACGAAGCGGACGGGCGTCCGATGCGCACGCCGCGCAGCAGGCGCGGGCGCGGCTCAGCGGGAAGACCGGTGCTGGACCTGAACGCGCCTGGTCAGGGTGGGCGGCTGCGTCCCGGCGCGATGGCAGCGCGGTCCGGTGATGTGCGCTCGATACTCCGTCGGCAGGAGGGGCGCGGCCGGGGGCTGCCGGCGCGCCGGGACCTGCCGGTTCACAGGACCGCGGGCGCCCACCCGTCTGACGGGGGGCGCACGGCCCTGGTCGTGAAGCGGCAGGATGGACGCATGCGCAACACCTTCAGGCGGTGGTGGAAGAAGCCGGCCGTGCACGCGCCCGGCACCGCGTCCCAGCGCGTCACCTGGCTCGAGTTGTTCTACGACCTGGTGTTCGTGGTGGTCATTGCCCGCCTCGCGCATCACCTGAACGCCCACCCGGACGCCGAGGGCCTGCGGGCGTTCCTGCTGCTGTTCGTGCCGGTGTGGTGGGTGTGGGTCAGCGGCACGTACTACAACGAGCGCTTCGAAACGTACGACCTGAGCTTCCGGGTGTTCGTGTTCCTGCAGATGCTGGCGGTGGCCGCCATGGCGGCCACCGCCGAGGGCGGCGTGGACCGCACCGCCAGCGGCTTCGCGCTGGCGTACGCCGCGGCCCGCTTGATCCTCACCGGCATGTGGTTCCGCGCCGGCTGGCACAACCCCCCGGTGCGGCCGGTCACCACCCTGTACGTGCTGGCCTTCACCTTCAGCGTCGCCCTGTGGGTGACCTCCGCCGTCCTGCCGCCCTCCCCGCTCAGCACCGCGCTGCGGGTGGTGGGCCTGCTGGCGGAGCTCGGCGTGCCGCTGCTGACCCTGCCGGCCCAGCGGCGGGTGTTCCTGGGCCGCGCCCGCAAGCTGCCGGAGCGCTTCGGGCTGTTCGTGCTGATCGTGCTGGGCGAGAGCCTGGTGGGCGTGGTGGACGGCCTGACGGACGCGGAGCACGTCACCTTCAGCACCCTGCTGCGCTTCCTGCTGGGCTTCATGGTGGGCTTCGGGCTGTGGTGGGTGTACTTCGACAACATCGGGCGGCGCGAACCGCGCTCGGAGGGCGGGTCGCTGACGCTGGCGGTGTGGGTGTACCTGCACCTGCCGTTCGTGACGGGCGTCGCG
This window encodes:
- a CDS encoding CPBP family glutamic-type intramembrane protease; translated protein: MTTLRSSSRPAVAQAFRTLYPLGLLGIAALLPSLPSMLRPLIALKPEGAPPLWVLVTLSSVQASVMLAAAVLAGGYAAPRLGLHSRLLQRDGRGLRRDLPVALPTGLLAGALVVGLDLLFKPYLGEAWLAAAAQQPRTLAITVSGLLYGGLTEELLLRWGVMSVLALALWKAAARRHPQAPAWVSVMALLLAALAFGAAHLAAVTLYAPLSAVLVARTVLLNALVGVACGWLFFRRSLEAGMLAHAASHVSLTLLALLA
- a CDS encoding response regulator transcription factor, whose translation is MLPSLPVRVLVVDDHAVVRQGIRMFLATAEHIEIVGEASNGQEALALSAQVAPHVVLMDLNMPVMDGVTAIREVRAQHAEIEIIALTSVLEDRKVVDAVQAGATGYLLKDTDADALEAAIHAAARGEVTLHPEAAKRLARELRTPDMREHLTPRETEILKLVAHGRTNKEIARTLTIEEPTVKTHVARILAKLNLASRTQAAIFAYREGLIGVE
- a CDS encoding PAS domain-containing protein; translation: MSASTPVVVQGRFRGIIAADVSLTRLAQALASLKPTPGGFAVLLDRSGRVLAAPDRAWTVLLGQRPPRDPKRQLAVSLLHAPGSALRSLRARLGGRTPGVQPLTARGAAYLLAQAPMPATGWTLLLLAPRDEVTAQYGSVAQAITRDADRTLRWTVALLLGCFLMGLVTAGRLAQTGIIRPVARLTRAARDVAGGRLDVRLPDGARDEFGLLARTFNVMLGSLQAHAHTLKRSEERYELAVRGSNDGLWDWHMDSGEVYYSGRWMGMLGDPAEPRSGTVDTWTDRLHPDDRERILRRLAHLQANRDDLLEFECRLRHQDGQYRWILSRAAVQRNASGRPVRLAGSHTDITDRVEALRVLEDRVAARTRDLEALLSVTRNLTYAEQLKDNLDRLAHSVVSATGASAVTVLLNDATGSTAEGHALSVGAADCPGPRRGPPMPPAPNPLRPRDPPSTLTGGPEVITLPLVYGERHLGLLRASYADPARVDDNERRLLGGLATQAAVVVENARLFAAAQNHAALEERQKLARDLHDSVSQALYGIALGGRTALRHLERAPDQAPDAVRYMLSLAEAGLAEMRALIFELRPESLEQEGLSMALTKLASALHARHALEVSLDVCGEPGVPLDSKVALLRIAQEATHNTVKHARARTVQLTLTCGPDTVVLDIQDDGAGFDVNDTGHGGLGQTSMRERARGIGGTCTVTSEAGRGTRVRVEAPVHCP
- a CDS encoding low temperature requirement protein A; translated protein: MRNTFRRWWKKPAVHAPGTASQRVTWLELFYDLVFVVVIARLAHHLNAHPDAEGLRAFLLLFVPVWWVWVSGTYYNERFETYDLSFRVFVFLQMLAVAAMAATAEGGVDRTASGFALAYAAARLILTGMWFRAGWHNPPVRPVTTLYVLAFTFSVALWVTSAVLPPSPLSTALRVVGLLAELGVPLLTLPAQRRVFLGRARKLPERFGLFVLIVLGESLVGVVDGLTDAEHVTFSTLLRFLLGFMVGFGLWWVYFDNIGRREPRSEGGSLTLAVWVYLHLPFVTGVAAIGAMLAHSVEVASGVPEGAVRWILCGAFAVCYLCMAGLEGTLEPEDPPLIPSGRLVLLRVGTGAAALLVPLLPLPLSGVVAALVALHLVHMGVGVRAWFGSSNAGRTDVH